A segment of the Bacteriovorax sp. PP10 genome:
AGAACGATAAAGAATCTCTAGCGCCTGTAGAATAGGAACACCAGCACTAATCATAATTGATAACTGCTTAGTGAAGGTACAAAGCTCTTTATTACTAACAGATTTAGCAAGTCCTTTTTCTACCATCCAAGCACCTAGATCGAACTCCAGGATTGTTGGTGGAACAATTTTCTTAACTCTGATAGTTTGTGCACGTAAAACTTTACGAACATCTTTTTCAGATGCCGCATCGACTTGGCCTGTCACTTTTTTTCCGTTGGTGTCTACACCTTCGTATTTATAAATACCCATAACTTATTTTACTTTAATTCCTAATTGAGTTGCTAATTCATCCGGTACATTTGAATAGCCCATTGCTACGTCGGCAGAAATTGATCCTGTCTCAACATGCTTTCTTAAACTTTGGTTCATTGTAATCATTCCCGACTTATCCTGCCCGATTTGCATCTGAGAATAGATCTGGTGCATTTTATCTTCACGAATTAAATTTCTAATACCTGTTGTTGGAACAAGAATTTCCATCGCCGCTACACGGCCTTTCTCGAACGATTTTGCAATCAGCTGCTGAGATACAATTCCTTGAAGAACGAATGATAAAAGAGTTCTAACCTGAATCTGTTGGTGTGCCGGAAAAACGTTAATTACACGATTGATGGTCTGAACGCACGAGTTCGTGTGAAGAGTTCCAAAAACCAAGTGACCTGTTTCCGCAATTGTTAAAGCAGCTTCAATTGTTTCCATATCACGAAGCTCTCCAACCAGAACGATATCCGGATCCTGACGAAGCAAGCTTTTAAGGGCACTACTAAATGAAAGTGAGTCACTTCCAATCTCTCTTTGATTCACGATACAAGATTTGTGCGCGTGCACGAATTCGACCGGATCTTCAAGAGTTACAATGTGGCCTGCTTCATGTTGATTTAAATAATCAATAAGAGCTGCAAGAGTTGTCGACTTACCAGAACCAGTTGGTCCTGTAACAAGAATTAATCCGTTACTTACGTCACACATTTTAAGTAGAACGTTAGGAAGGTTTAATGCTTTAAAGTCTGGAATGATACTTGGAATGATACGAAATACTGCTGCGACTGCACCTTTCGAATTAAAAACGTTAGCACGAAAACGCGCAAGGCCTTTAATACCGAAAGAGAAATCCAGCTCAAGCTTTTTTTCAAATTCGTTTTTTTGATCTTCAGTTAAAATTTGGTAGATAAGTCTTTTTGTATCTTCACCTGATAAAGGAGAAGTTTTAACTTTGATAATTTCGCCGTGGACACGAAGCCCGGGAGAAGTACCA
Coding sequences within it:
- a CDS encoding type IV pilus twitching motility protein PilT, which gives rise to MDDTGKGGTSTRLTQTHTNQAGSNENLKIQQLFKLMVDSSASDLHITSGTSPGLRVHGEIIKVKTSPLSGEDTKRLIYQILTEDQKNEFEKKLELDFSFGIKGLARFRANVFNSKGAVAAVFRIIPSIIPDFKALNLPNVLLKMCDVSNGLILVTGPTGSGKSTTLAALIDYLNQHEAGHIVTLEDPVEFVHAHKSCIVNQREIGSDSLSFSSALKSLLRQDPDIVLVGELRDMETIEAALTIAETGHLVFGTLHTNSCVQTINRVINVFPAHQQIQVRTLLSFVLQGIVSQQLIAKSFEKGRVAAMEILVPTTGIRNLIREDKMHQIYSQMQIGQDKSGMITMNQSLRKHVETGSISADVAMGYSNVPDELATQLGIKVK